A region from the Paludicola sp. MB14-C6 genome encodes:
- the uvrC gene encoding excinuclease ABC subunit UvrC: MNKKLDQLSEKARNLTDLPGVYLMKNAKKEIIYIGKAKNLKNRVSSYFVLNNPSHNEKVRKMVSQVDDFDYIVVDSEFEALVLECSLIKQNTPKYNILLKDDKGYSYIKITKGDYPKITAELQRYDDGADYIGPYTSSFSVKQTVEEVNKIFKLPTCNKKFPQDMRKSRPCLNFYIKQCMGVCKGKITKDEYNDNINEALAYIKKGSSNLVTRLTEQMEQASENLDFEKAAKLRDRILAIKKITETQKVYMINQPDQDVIGFSQNLTDATVAILKFRNAQLVDKEDYSFNDIYDLSQTRQEFLNQFYLSTNDIPKQIIIDEAFEGMELLSDYLSQKQGTKVTVKIPAIGDQKKLVEMAQSNASEKLSKKVERTGREVTALAELTKLLGLPKTPEYIEAYDISNLGDSSIVGGMVVFYNGRPLKKAYKKFKVSEGNGQDDYRSMREVISRRFERYFEEKDNGEGFGRLPDLILLDGGKGHVAAIKPILEQMKLDIPLFGMVKDAKHRTRAIAIDGGEISIASYKSAFSFVTNIQDEVHRFSINYQKKVHKKSSFEITLTRVDGIGEKKAATLLKTYKTKAELKKATIEQLRETAKINEKIATELYHFIQEL, translated from the coding sequence ATGAATAAAAAATTAGATCAACTGAGTGAAAAAGCAAGAAATTTAACCGATTTACCCGGCGTTTACCTTATGAAGAACGCTAAAAAAGAGATTATCTATATCGGTAAAGCAAAGAATCTCAAAAATAGGGTGAGCAGTTATTTTGTCTTGAATAATCCAAGCCATAATGAAAAAGTGCGCAAGATGGTTTCGCAAGTAGATGATTTTGACTATATTGTAGTAGATAGCGAATTTGAAGCATTGGTTTTGGAGTGTAGTTTAATCAAGCAGAACACCCCCAAATATAATATTTTATTAAAAGACGATAAAGGCTATTCCTATATCAAAATCACCAAAGGCGATTACCCAAAAATTACAGCTGAATTGCAACGATATGATGATGGTGCAGACTATATCGGCCCTTATACAAGCTCTTTTTCAGTAAAACAAACAGTGGAAGAAGTAAACAAAATTTTTAAGCTTCCAACGTGTAATAAAAAATTTCCACAAGATATGCGGAAATCAAGGCCATGCTTAAACTTTTATATCAAGCAATGTATGGGCGTTTGTAAAGGAAAGATAACAAAAGACGAATACAATGATAACATTAATGAGGCATTGGCATACATCAAGAAGGGAAGCTCTAATTTAGTAACAAGATTGACAGAACAAATGGAGCAAGCAAGTGAAAATCTTGATTTCGAAAAGGCAGCTAAATTGCGTGACCGTATTCTTGCAATAAAAAAAATAACGGAAACCCAAAAGGTGTATATGATTAACCAACCCGATCAAGACGTGATTGGATTTTCACAAAATCTAACGGATGCAACAGTTGCAATCTTGAAATTCCGTAATGCACAATTAGTCGATAAAGAAGACTATAGCTTTAACGATATTTATGATTTAAGCCAAACACGACAAGAATTTTTAAATCAATTTTATTTGTCTACCAATGATATTCCAAAACAAATTATAATAGATGAAGCATTTGAAGGTATGGAACTACTTAGCGATTATCTATCTCAAAAACAAGGAACGAAGGTTACTGTCAAAATTCCCGCTATTGGTGATCAAAAGAAACTAGTTGAAATGGCACAATCCAATGCGAGCGAAAAGCTATCCAAAAAAGTGGAACGTACAGGCAGAGAAGTAACAGCACTTGCTGAGCTTACAAAGCTTTTAGGTTTACCTAAAACGCCCGAATATATTGAAGCATACGATATTTCCAATTTAGGTGATAGCTCAATTGTTGGTGGTATGGTTGTTTTTTATAACGGCCGTCCATTAAAAAAAGCATATAAGAAGTTTAAGGTAAGCGAAGGCAACGGACAAGACGATTACAGAAGTATGCGTGAGGTAATCAGTAGAAGATTTGAACGCTATTTTGAAGAAAAAGATAATGGCGAAGGCTTTGGACGCTTACCAGATTTAATTTTGCTAGATGGAGGTAAAGGTCACGTTGCGGCAATTAAGCCAATCCTAGAACAAATGAAATTGGATATTCCTTTATTCGGTATGGTAAAAGATGCAAAGCATCGTACAAGAGCGATTGCTATTGACGGTGGAGAAATATCTATCGCATCTTATAAATCCGCTTTTTCTTTTGTAACAAATATTCAAGATGAAGTACACAGATTTTCAATCAATTATCAAAAGAAAGTACACAAGAAAAGCTCATTTGAAATTACACTAACTCGTGTTGATGGTATTGGCGAGAAGAAAGCAGCAACACTATTGAAAACATATAAAACCAAAGCTGAGTTAAAAAAGGCGACAATTGAGCAGTTACGAGAAACAGCGAAAATCAATGAGAAAATAGCAACAGAGTTATATCATTTTATTCAGGAATTATAA
- a CDS encoding HD domain-containing protein produces MIVTFNEIKHNQTIRCYIDEADRSLKALGYTEHSYAHVTRAANTAEMILNTLGYSKREAELAKIAGYMHDIGNVVNRIDHAQSGAVLAFRLLDKLGMEPNEIALVISAIGNHDEGTASPVNPIAAALILADKTDVRRSRVRNQDLKTFDIHDRVNYAAEKSDIYFSEGNKAIILDLTIDTSICPVMDYFEIFLNRMLLSRKAAEYLGVNFELLINGQRLL; encoded by the coding sequence ATGATAGTAACATTCAATGAAATCAAACATAATCAAACAATACGATGCTATATTGACGAAGCAGATCGGTCATTAAAAGCATTGGGATATACTGAGCATTCCTATGCCCATGTTACACGTGCGGCAAATACTGCCGAGATGATTTTGAATACGCTTGGATATTCTAAGCGAGAAGCAGAGCTTGCAAAAATTGCAGGTTATATGCACGACATTGGAAACGTAGTCAATCGCATAGACCATGCACAGAGCGGTGCCGTTTTGGCTTTTCGTTTGCTCGATAAACTGGGAATGGAGCCAAATGAAATTGCATTGGTAATCAGCGCAATCGGTAACCATGATGAGGGAACTGCATCTCCAGTAAACCCAATCGCAGCAGCACTTATCTTAGCCGATAAAACAGATGTACGTCGTTCCAGAGTCAGAAATCAAGATTTAAAAACCTTTGATATTCATGATAGAGTAAATTATGCAGCAGAGAAAAGCGATATTTATTTTTCAGAGGGTAATAAGGCTATTATCTTAGATTTAACAATTGATACATCTATTTGCCCTGTTATGGATTATTTTGAAATCTTTTTAAACCGTATGTTATTAAGCAGAAAAGCAGCAGAATATTTAGGCGTAAACTTTGAATTGCTCATCAACGGTCAAAGATTGCTGTAG
- a CDS encoding B12-binding domain-containing radical SAM protein gives MKTILVGINAKFIHSNLAIRYLKKYTEQKQNISITTCEYTINHQTEFILREIAKQKPDILGFSCYIWNYEIIKKLVKELKKILPQTTIFLGGPEVSYDSRKVIENTDCDIVICGEGEIPFSELIDRLTHNEDYSDVEGITYRNNSEVISNKLSAAIPLDDIPFVYDDFDVLDNRIIYYESTRGCPFRCQYCLSSGTGGVRYLSLERVFHDLNIFLTNKVRQVKFVDRTFNCDKQHCMAIWQYIMEHDNGYTNFHFEIAAELLDHEMIAYLYQARRGLFQFEIGVQSTNKETLKAIKRRTETSKLTPIIHSLQEKNNIHMHLDLIAGLPFEGYDSFMHSFNYVYGLHPDQLQLGFLKLLKGSGLFDNACNYGLVYTSYAPYEILKTNWLTYDEISKLKMIEEMVEMYYNSNRYQLLVRYLCGFFSSPFRFFEALAGYYEVNNLHTLSHSKVETYSILWDFFQTLDKKENTSFKWYALFDLYSHEKAKKLPDWLDISMKEDYKTAVFEFIDNKENVMKYLSEYEEFDTKQIIRSAHIEVFPFNPITNEQEVTPVLFNYRDCDILGNAKYEVICLS, from the coding sequence ATGAAAACTATCCTTGTTGGAATTAACGCAAAGTTTATTCATTCCAATTTAGCAATACGCTATTTAAAAAAATATACCGAGCAAAAACAAAATATATCCATTACTACTTGTGAATATACAATCAACCATCAAACAGAATTTATTTTACGTGAAATAGCAAAACAAAAGCCTGATATTTTAGGTTTCTCTTGTTATATATGGAACTATGAAATCATTAAGAAATTAGTAAAAGAGCTAAAAAAGATTTTACCACAAACAACAATTTTTCTTGGTGGTCCCGAAGTTAGCTATGATAGTAGGAAAGTAATAGAAAACACAGATTGCGATATTGTAATTTGCGGAGAAGGTGAAATTCCATTTTCAGAGTTAATTGACAGACTAACGCACAATGAAGATTATTCTGATGTGGAAGGTATCACTTACAGAAACAACAGTGAAGTTATCAGTAATAAGCTTTCTGCGGCAATTCCTTTGGATGATATACCTTTTGTATATGATGATTTTGATGTATTGGACAATAGAATCATCTATTATGAATCTACCCGTGGATGCCCATTTCGGTGTCAATACTGTTTATCAAGTGGCACAGGCGGTGTGCGTTATCTTTCATTAGAGCGTGTTTTTCATGACCTCAACATATTTTTAACGAATAAAGTAAGACAGGTTAAATTTGTTGACAGAACTTTCAATTGCGATAAACAGCATTGTATGGCTATTTGGCAATATATTATGGAACATGATAACGGATACACAAACTTTCATTTTGAAATTGCTGCTGAGCTTTTAGATCATGAAATGATTGCGTATTTATATCAAGCAAGACGTGGGCTATTTCAATTTGAAATCGGAGTACAATCTACAAATAAAGAAACGCTAAAAGCGATTAAGCGCAGAACCGAAACTTCAAAGCTAACTCCCATTATTCATAGTTTACAAGAGAAAAATAATATTCATATGCATTTAGACTTAATTGCAGGGTTACCGTTTGAAGGGTATGATAGCTTTATGCATTCCTTTAATTATGTATATGGGCTTCACCCCGATCAACTACAGCTTGGCTTTTTAAAGCTGCTTAAAGGTTCCGGATTGTTTGATAATGCTTGTAATTATGGTTTAGTATATACTAGCTATGCGCCTTATGAAATCTTAAAAACCAACTGGTTAACCTATGACGAAATATCTAAGCTAAAAATGATTGAAGAAATGGTTGAGATGTATTATAACTCAAACCGTTATCAGCTGTTAGTCCGTTATTTATGTGGCTTCTTTTCTTCACCATTTCGTTTTTTTGAAGCACTGGCAGGATATTATGAAGTAAATAATTTGCATACCTTATCTCATTCAAAAGTGGAAACCTATTCGATTTTATGGGATTTCTTTCAAACGCTTGACAAGAAAGAGAATACAAGCTTTAAATGGTATGCGCTATTTGATTTATACAGCCATGAGAAAGCGAAAAAGTTACCTGATTGGCTAGACATTTCTATGAAAGAAGATTATAAAACTGCCGTATTTGAATTTATTGATAACAAAGAGAATGTTATGAAGTATCTTTCAGAATATGAAGAGTTTGATACCAAACAAATTATTCGAAGCGCCCATATTGAAGTTTTCCCTTTTAACCCGATTACAAATGAGCAAGAAGTTACCCCAGTTTTATTCAATTATCGTGATTGCGACATCTTAGGAAACGCAAAATATGAAGTGATTTGCTTATCATAA
- a CDS encoding NADH peroxidase: MKKFVCQICGYVHEGENAPEFCPQCKAPASKFVEQTDAQVAYADEHRIGIAADVDAEIKEGLEQNFIGECTEVGMYLAMSRQADREGYPEIAEAFKRYALEEADHAARFAELLGNVVTNSTKKNLELRAAAEHGACEGKMKIARRAKELGLDAVHDTVHEMAKDEARHGSGFSGLLRRFF; this comes from the coding sequence ATGAAAAAATTTGTATGCCAAATCTGTGGTTATGTTCACGAGGGAGAAAATGCACCGGAATTTTGTCCACAATGTAAAGCTCCAGCTTCCAAATTTGTTGAACAAACTGATGCTCAAGTAGCTTATGCTGATGAACACAGAATCGGTATTGCTGCTGATGTTGATGCTGAAATCAAAGAAGGCTTAGAACAAAACTTTATTGGTGAATGTACTGAAGTAGGTATGTATCTTGCAATGTCACGTCAAGCTGACCGTGAAGGTTATCCTGAAATTGCAGAAGCATTTAAAAGATATGCTTTAGAAGAAGCAGATCATGCAGCAAGATTTGCTGAGTTGCTTGGTAATGTTGTAACAAACTCTACTAAAAAGAACCTGGAATTAAGAGCTGCAGCAGAGCATGGCGCATGCGAAGGCAAAATGAAGATTGCAAGAAGAGCAAAAGAATTAGGCTTAGATGCTGTTCATGATACTGTTCACGAAATGGCAAAAGACGAAGCTCGACATGGTAGCGGCTTCTCAGGCTTGTTAAGAAGATTCTTCTAA
- a CDS encoding L-lactate MFS transporter, with translation MNQKTTKRIIPVLAAIVIQLCLGTAYIWSIFQNGIAKSLFGGDNASAGLTFSLLLAMLTIGSTIGGKLQDKYGPRMIVILGGTIMALGFFIASFTTANAPWMLWLSYGVIGGIGMGFTYSTTIACVQKWYPDKRGLITGVIVAALGFGGVLFTPIMEKTIKLFGGVGIGELKTFRLLSFIFIVVCTLGGLFIQNPPIGYLPTGYVPPLPKAGQLNKDFTPGEVLKTPQFYMVTMALMLACMGGLMMIGFAKPIAIAKNMAETATVGVLVISLFNSFGRLFWGVVSDKLGRKNTILLLLCGTMGLSLLVNLVTGYYIYVLIGLIGFFYGGFLSNFPSFTADMFGTKYNATNYGMVLVGFGIGAVVSTYIAGYYKNLAATDINLMFPAFIIASVAAAISLVLIAFVKHPKEKTVNEDVKMTNSEFVTDSN, from the coding sequence ATGAACCAGAAAACAACAAAGCGCATAATTCCCGTATTGGCGGCAATCGTAATTCAACTATGCTTAGGAACAGCATATATTTGGAGTATCTTTCAAAATGGTATTGCCAAAAGTTTATTTGGTGGAGACAATGCATCCGCTGGATTAACTTTTTCACTTTTACTAGCTATGCTTACAATTGGAAGCACAATTGGCGGAAAGCTCCAGGATAAATACGGACCAAGAATGATCGTTATTCTTGGGGGTACTATTATGGCACTCGGATTTTTTATAGCATCATTCACAACAGCAAATGCACCTTGGATGCTATGGCTAAGCTATGGAGTGATAGGCGGAATTGGTATGGGATTTACATACTCTACAACTATAGCTTGTGTACAAAAATGGTATCCGGACAAGCGTGGACTGATTACAGGTGTCATCGTAGCAGCTCTTGGCTTTGGCGGAGTATTATTTACTCCGATAATGGAAAAAACAATTAAGCTTTTCGGTGGCGTAGGTATAGGAGAACTAAAAACTTTTAGGCTGCTTAGCTTTATTTTTATCGTAGTATGTACTTTAGGAGGACTTTTCATTCAAAACCCACCAATAGGGTATCTTCCAACAGGCTATGTGCCTCCATTACCAAAAGCAGGGCAGCTAAATAAAGATTTTACACCAGGAGAAGTTCTAAAAACGCCACAATTCTATATGGTTACTATGGCATTAATGCTCGCTTGTATGGGCGGACTTATGATGATTGGCTTTGCAAAACCAATTGCAATTGCAAAGAATATGGCTGAAACAGCAACGGTTGGTGTATTGGTAATTTCGCTGTTTAACTCATTTGGACGATTGTTCTGGGGAGTGGTGTCCGATAAGCTTGGAAGAAAAAATACAATTCTATTACTTTTATGTGGAACGATGGGGCTTTCTTTGCTTGTGAACCTTGTAACAGGATATTATATCTATGTGTTAATCGGCTTAATCGGATTTTTCTATGGAGGTTTTTTAAGTAATTTCCCATCTTTTACTGCTGATATGTTTGGCACAAAATACAATGCAACAAACTATGGTATGGTATTAGTCGGTTTTGGTATTGGAGCAGTAGTATCAACTTATATTGCAGGATACTATAAAAACCTTGCTGCAACGGATATCAATTTAATGTTTCCTGCATTTATAATAGCTTCTGTTGCAGCTGCAATAAGTTTAGTGCTGATTGCTTTTGTAAAGCATCCGAAAGAAAAGACTGTAAATGAAGATGTAAAAATGACAAATTCAGAATTTGTAACTGATTCAAACTGA
- a CDS encoding thymidine kinase → MPKLYFKYGAMGSSKTAQALMTKFNYEETGYRVGLMKPAVDDRDGVNIIKSRIGLQDVGIIIPHSMNLYEWFQTQDFDVLIIDEAQFLSTEQIEQLKQISFEFVPVLCFGLKTDFTTHMFEGSKRLFEIADSLTEIKSICKCGRKAEVNARLNNGKIVKQGEQIFMGGSESYIGLCYDCWKKEKL, encoded by the coding sequence ATGCCGAAATTGTATTTTAAATATGGGGCAATGGGAAGTTCCAAAACAGCACAAGCATTGATGACAAAATTCAATTATGAAGAAACGGGCTATCGTGTTGGACTAATGAAGCCAGCAGTTGATGATAGAGATGGAGTCAATATCATTAAATCACGAATTGGTTTACAGGATGTAGGAATCATTATACCTCATTCTATGAATTTATATGAGTGGTTTCAAACACAAGATTTTGACGTATTGATTATTGATGAAGCTCAGTTTTTATCAACGGAGCAAATTGAACAACTAAAACAAATAAGCTTTGAATTTGTTCCTGTATTATGTTTTGGATTGAAAACAGATTTTACTACACATATGTTTGAGGGAAGCAAACGCCTTTTTGAAATAGCCGATTCTTTAACTGAAATTAAGTCAATTTGCAAATGTGGAAGAAAGGCCGAAGTAAATGCAAGGCTTAACAATGGTAAAATCGTGAAACAAGGCGAACAGATTTTTATGGGTGGTAGTGAATCTTATATTGGATTATGTTATGATTGTTGGAAAAAAGAAAAGCTATAG
- a CDS encoding lipase family protein, producing the protein MNKQELLSMIELSGLAYGEHQPLDKDERVYKFNSEKTGVQYSVRILGDTIKIIFRGTDSLIDAMTDFRFWRKSIPYGNYYSKIKVHNGFINAYKCEDVRDEIHTFITNDIEKIWITGHSYGAALACLCAIDLQYNFPEKDYEVALFGCPRLGNSAFQRSYDKRIFKTIRVENGNDVITKLPFAWMGFRHIGTRLHVGSPRILFLYSVKQHKSQSYYEQMIKL; encoded by the coding sequence ATGAATAAACAAGAATTATTGTCTATGATAGAATTGTCGGGATTAGCCTATGGAGAACATCAACCATTAGATAAAGATGAGCGGGTATATAAATTCAATAGCGAGAAAACAGGCGTTCAATATAGCGTTCGTATATTAGGTGATACGATTAAAATTATTTTTCGAGGAACCGATTCGCTAATTGATGCTATGACAGACTTTAGATTTTGGAGAAAATCAATTCCTTATGGTAATTACTATTCAAAAATAAAAGTGCATAATGGTTTTATTAATGCATATAAGTGTGAAGATGTGCGAGATGAAATTCATACTTTTATTACGAATGATATTGAAAAAATTTGGATTACCGGTCATTCTTACGGTGCGGCACTTGCTTGTTTATGTGCAATTGATTTACAATATAATTTCCCGGAAAAAGATTATGAGGTAGCATTATTTGGGTGCCCGAGACTTGGAAATTCTGCGTTTCAAAGGTCATACGACAAGCGTATTTTTAAAACGATACGGGTAGAAAACGGAAATGATGTAATAACCAAGTTGCCATTTGCATGGATGGGATTTCGTCATATCGGAACGAGGCTGCATGTAGGTAGTCCTAGAATATTGTTTTTATACTCAGTAAAGCAACATAAATCACAGTCTTACTATGAACAAATGATAAAACTATAA
- a CDS encoding helix-turn-helix transcriptional regulator, with translation MKTKIHELRKQNKVTQEELANAVNVTRQTIISIENEKYTASLALAYKISHYFGLTIEDVFDFSGIEEN, from the coding sequence ATGAAAACAAAAATACATGAGTTGCGAAAGCAAAATAAAGTAACACAAGAAGAGCTTGCAAACGCTGTTAATGTTACAAGGCAAACCATTATTTCAATTGAAAATGAAAAATATACAGCTTCGCTGGCATTAGCATATAAAATTTCCCATTACTTTGGGTTAACGATTGAAGACGTCTTTGACTTTAGCGGCATTGAGGAGAATTAA
- a CDS encoding GNAT family N-acetyltransferase: MAAYSIREAQEKDYFAIWDILCKVLGYTELTQKQTIGQLNRIQAHSDYQTYVAEADGKVIGFIGLFRGLAYEDDGEYLKIMALAIYDEYQGRGIGKALLQTAEAYAKEHKMDCIGLNSGLARQQAHQFYEKNGFVKKSYGFSKVLE, encoded by the coding sequence ATGGCAGCATATAGTATTAGAGAAGCGCAGGAAAAAGATTATTTTGCAATTTGGGATATTTTGTGTAAAGTTTTAGGTTATACTGAGCTGACTCAAAAACAAACAATCGGTCAATTAAACCGAATTCAAGCACATTCCGATTATCAAACATATGTGGCTGAGGCAGACGGTAAGGTAATTGGATTTATCGGCTTATTTCGTGGATTGGCATATGAAGATGATGGGGAATACCTTAAAATTATGGCACTAGCAATATATGACGAATACCAAGGTCGAGGTATCGGTAAAGCTTTATTGCAAACAGCTGAAGCCTATGCTAAAGAACATAAAATGGATTGTATTGGACTAAACAGTGGTTTAGCAAGGCAACAGGCACATCAATTCTATGAGAAAAACGGATTTGTAAAGAAGAGTTATGGATTTAGTAAGGTATTAGAATAA